The following are encoded in a window of Osmia bicornis bicornis chromosome 15, iOsmBic2.1, whole genome shotgun sequence genomic DNA:
- the LOC114872995 gene encoding RING-type E3 ubiquitin-protein ligase PPIL2 gives MGKRQHQKDKMYLTYTEWTTLYGGKKSGTSESSEDTTFRRLPYDHCCLTLQPFEHPYCDPHGNVFELEAILEYIKRYKHNPITGKSIDPKTLIKLNFYKNIEGQYHCPVLFKLFTKHSHIVAIKTTGNVFSYEAVEQLNIKTRNWKDLLNDEPFTRKDIITIQDPNNATKFNLSTFHHIKNNIKVEDEEMVKDRNNPNAKLKTVSMETKEILFELDRDFKQAAPKEEVSKPKADKFNAAHYSTGAVAAGFTSTVMPTETTHQAAVIAEDLVRYERVKKKGYVRFLTNFGALNLELHCDLVSKTCENFIKLCQRGYYNGTKFHRSIRNFMIQGGDPTNTGNGGTSIWGKTFEDEFKPNLVHQGRGILSMANSGPNTNGSQFFITFRSCRHLDRKHTVFGKIVGGLETLNAIEKVEVDNKDRPIEDIVVQKAQVFVDPFQEADEQLIAEREAEAERLAQESARNKSDDKRGKKEDLKVYRSGVGKYIKMDKDEKTEKDESNTAPAIKKKKVAANSFGDFSSW, from the exons atggGGAAACGACAGCATCAGAAAGATAAAAT GTATTTAACATACACTGAATGGACAACATTGTATGGTGGAAAAAAGTCAGGAACCTCTGAATCAAGTGAAGATACAACATTTAGGCGTTTACCTTATGATCATTGTTGTTTAACTTTGCAACCATTTGAACACCCTTACTGTGATCCACATGGAAATGTTTTTGAATTGGAAGCAATATTAGAATACATAAAAAGATATAAACACAATCCTATCACAGGAAAATCAATAGATCCAAAAACTTTGATAAAACTTAACttctataaaaatatagaaGGACAGTATCACTGTCCAGTTCTTTTTAAACTGTTTACCAAACACTCTCACATTGTTGCTATTAAAACAACTGGAAATGTGTTTTCATATGAG GCAGTAGAACAATTGAATATAAAAACTCGTAATTGGAAGGATTTACTAAATGATGAACCTTTTACAAGGAAGGATATCATTACAATACAAGATCCGAATAATGcaacaaaattcaatttatccACCTTTCatcatattaaaaataatataaaagttGAAGATGAAG AAATGGTGAAGGACAGAAATAATCCCAATGCAAAACTAAAAACTGTATCAATGGAAactaaagaaatattatttgaattgGATAGGGATTTTAAACAAGCTGCACCTAAGGAAGAAGTTTCTAAACCAAAAGCTGATAAATTTAATGCT gCACATTATTCTACGGGCGCAGTAGCAGCTGGTTTTACATCAACAGTTATGCCAACTGAAACCACTCATCAGGCAGCAGTTATAGCGGAAGATTTAGTACGATACGAGCGAGTTAAAAAGAAAG GATATGTAAGATTCCTTACGAATTTCGGTGCTTTGAATCTAGAACTGCACTGTGATCTTGTTTCAAAAACttgtgaaaattttataaaactttgCCAACGTGGCTATTATAATGGAACAAAGTTTCATCGATCTATACGAAATTTCAtg ATACAAGGTGGtgatcctacaaatactggtAATGGAGGAACATCCATTTGGGGTAAAACGTTTGAAGACGAATTTAAACCAAACTTGGTGCATCAAGGAAGAGGAATTCTCTCTATGGCAAATTCTGGGCCAAATACAAATGGATCGCaatt tTTCATCACGTTTCGGTCATGTAGACATTTAGATCGTAAGCATACTGTTTTTGGAAAGATAGTGGGTGGATTGGAAACATTAAATGCCATTGAAAAAGTTGAGGTAGACAACAAAGATAGACCTATAGAAGACATTGTCGTACAGAAAGCTCAAGTTTTCGTTGATCCGTTTCAAGAAGCAGACGAACAATTAATTGCTGAGCGTGAAGCCGAAGCAGAACGATTGGCTCAAGAAAGTGCGAGAAATAAATCAGATGACAAAAGAGGGAAAAAGGAGGACCTGAAAGTATATCGATCAGGTGTAggaaaatacataaaaatggATAAGGATGAAAA GACGGAAAAAGATGAATCCAATACTGCACCTGCaatcaagaagaaaaaagttgCAGCAAACTCATTTGGTGATTTTTCTTCTTGGtag
- the LOC114872994 gene encoding ankyrin repeat and zinc finger domain-containing protein 1-like — MDHQMFKIYNLEDFNRITKGIKVAQCMQSRSSSVSETEKVLSQLDDLVVSDSLSCSFCNAIFEDKAQQRLHYKLDWHRYNLKQRLNGLKPISEDKFSLLADEGDVSSLSGSDAESENEDETYVSETGNSPSGLGENKSTAVKIKKTERKARNAESISDSSDTECSDETVKGKKLESLMVTANRHSKVFFENDDGNIFSIYRCLLHHKKEIPEVDNEMIAQALDSGRKTTWTVIMIGGGHFAAAVFQDGEPIVHKTFHFYTVRAKQGFAQSSRTTNHPKSAGASLRRYNEASLLQHVQDILESWSSHINNSSLILYRAVGPYNRTVLFGGKNPPLDKNDARLRPLPFPTRRATYNEVKRVYDILSTMEIYGSAADFTDCFPISPRQPLRKKVSKVEVIDETLEKVENEEYDSITANNIRNPQDNDKNKIPAQPSPERQQRNSRSHIDRAKPRKSPCRPLPDIVAKLARSSSESELDSQIGTVGVPMDITLVEQELEIEFNEHLLAFQDTVPRYMKNKKTRRQRKKQKKDDCIMNESLTSAKMKLWSACKVGDNDLLSSLIDDLLMEAEKNTELEDQNKGDITVESNSIIHKNDVTKLVNDPNEDGNTMLHVAALSGHLKSVWRLLEAGSDPCNKNRKLQTPYAAANNKETRNVFRRFMGANPDKFNYSKSQIPGPLTDEIEQEESEKKRQYRKLKREKEKLKKKEFDLKKQEEDAKQRFLNLNDREKRAVAAEQRILKQGCSVVSRCFQCAVNMAGQVPFEYNCNRFCSMPCLKEHRLRNKVVT; from the exons ATGGATCAtcaaatgtttaaaatatacaatttggAAGATTTTAACAGAATCACAAAAGGAATTAAAGTTGCACAATGCATGCAATCTCGATCGTCATCTG TTTCAGAAACTGAAAAGGTATTGAGTCAATTAGATGACTTAGTTGTATCAGACTCCTTAAGTTGTTCATTTTGCAATGCAATATTTGAAGATAAAGCACAACAGAGACTTCATTACAAATTAGATTGGCACCGGTATAATTTAAAGCAACGTTTAAATGGATTGAAGCCTATTAGCGAGGATAAGTTTAGTCTCTTAGCTGATGAAG GGGATGTTTCAAGTTTATCTGGAAGCGATGCTGAGTCTGAAAATGAGGATGAGACCTATGTCTCAGAAACAGGTAATTCTCCAAGTGGACTTGGGGAAAATAAGAGCACTGCAGTGAAGATCAAGAAAACAGAGAGGAAAGCAAGGAATGCAGAGTCAATTTCTGATAGTTCAGACACAGAATGTTCTGATGAAACAGTGAAAGGAAAAAAACTTGAAAGTTTAATGGTCACTGCTAATCGTCATTCAAAAGTCTTCTTTGAAAATGATGATGGAAATATATTCAGTATATACAGGTGTTTACTCCATCATAAGAAG GAAATTCCTGAGGTAGACAATGAGATGATTGCTCAAGCATTAGACAGCGGGAGGAAAACAACGTGGACCGTTATCATGATTGGTGGGGGGCATTTTGCTGCTGCTGTATTTCAAG atGGAGAACCAATTGTGCATAAGacctttcatttttatactgTAAGAGCCAAGCAAGGATTTGCCCAAAGTTCACGTACGACTAATCATCCGAAAAGCGCTGGTGCTAGTTTGCGTCGTTATAACGAAGCTTCGCTTCTTCAG caTGTACAAGACATACTCGAATCATGGTCATCCCATATTAACAATTCTTCTCTGATTCTATACAGAGCGGTTGGACCGTATAATCGTACTGTATTATTTGGAGGAAAAAATCCGCCTTTAGATAAAAATGATGCAAGATTAAGACCATTGCCGTTCCCTACTCGTAGAGCAACGTATAATGAAGTTAAAAGGGTGTATGATATATTAAGTACCATGGAAATTTATG GATCTGCAGCTGACTTTACGGATTGCTTTCCTATTTCACCACGACAGCCTCTGAGGAAGAAAGTTTCAAAAGTTGAGGTAATCGATGAAACTTTGGAAAAAGTGGAGAATGAAGAATACGATTCTATTACTGCCAATAACATACGTAATCCCCAAGATAACGATAAGAATAAAATACCTGCTCAACCATCTCCTGAAAGACAGCAGAGAAATTCTCGGTCTCATATAGATAGAGCGAAACCAAGAAAAAGTCCGTGCCGTCCTTTACCAG ATATTGTTGCAAAGTTAGCACGGTCATCTTCGGAATCAGAGCTAGACAGTCAGATAGGAACTGTTGGTGTACCAATGGACATTACTCTGGTCGAGCAAGAATTAGAAATCGAATTTAATGAACATTTACTAGCTTTCCAAGATACTGTACCGAGATAtatgaaaaacaagaaaactCGACGTCaaagaaagaaacagaaaaaggATG ACTGCATTATGAACGAATCGCTAACTAGCGCAAAGATGAAGTTATGGTCGGCGTGCAAAGTAGGTGACAACGATCTACTGTCGTCTCTTATTGATGACTTACTAATGGAAGCAGAAAAAAATACAGAGTTGGAGGATCAGAACAAAGGAGATATAACTGTTGAGAGTAACTCGATCATACATAAAAATGATGTAACAAAGTTAGTGAATGATCCCAACGAGGATGGTAATACAATGTTACACGTAGCAGCTCTCAGTGGGCATCTAAAATCGGTGTG GCGATTGTTGGAAGCTGGTTCAGATCCCTGtaacaaaaatagaaaattacaaACTCCGTATGCAGCGGCGAACAATAAGGAAACTAGAAACGTGTTTAGAAGATTTATGGGCGCCAATCCCGATAAGTTCAATTATAGTAAG TCTCAAATACCTGGACCACTTACTGATGAAATAGAACAAGAGGAATCGGAAAAAAAGAGACaatatagaaaattgaaacgagaaaaagaaaagttgaaaaagaaagaatttgATTTGAAGAAGCAGGAGGAAGACGCTAAGCAGAGATTCCTTAATCTTAACGATAGAGAAAAG AGAGCAGTAGCTGCTGAACAACGTATTTTAAAACAAGGATGCTCTGTGGTTTCACGATGCTTTCAATGTGCTGTCAATATGGCTGGTCAGGTACCATTCGAGTACAATTGCAATCGTTTTTGTTCTATGCCATGTTTGAAAGAGCATCGTCTTCGCAACAAGGTTGTTACCTGA